A window of the Theileria parva strain Muguga chromosome 2, complete sequence, whole genome shotgun sequence genome harbors these coding sequences:
- a CDS encoding Protein similar to CwfJ C-terminus 1 family protein, translated as MDEDLYELNYLAAERLRGRILSEYSLESHELPAAKYKSKYNFITIDKGSKSCKNWEDYEKFGKSQPNRCYYCNIKYSGVLNLVSMSDSVMLLMDSMRNCVLEDQLLLVPSSHVKNALFLDENAYTELRNYQKTLVHMFQQLNKFVIFSEISLTPGKNDKHTVNTVNTVDRVNRVNNNDMRHCRIECYGVDKTYYEDVKCYFSKAIDEIGSNWSENKKLQVTGKSGVRGVIPQGFDYIHIDFSLSGEAIAKVIDNPSTVKLTFSRDLIASALNLNQLERKFTHPQQYNQAINNIRKMYKPYDWTL; from the coding sequence atGGATGAGGATTTGTATGAGTTGAATTATTTGGCGGCGGAGCGTTTGAGGGGGAGGATATTGTCGGAGTATTCGTTGGAATCTCACGAGTTACCAGCGGCTAAGTATAAAAGTAAATACAACTTTATTACCATCGATAAAGGTAGTAAATCGTGTAAAAACTGGGAAGATTACGAGAAATTTGGGAAATCGCAGCCGAACAGGTGTTACTACTGTAATATTAAGTACAGCGGCGTTTTGAACCTCGTTTCAATGTCAGACTCAGTAATGTTACTAATGGACAGCATGAGGAACTGTGTACTGGAGGATCAGCTACTCCTAGTCCCCAGCTCTCACGTGAAAAACGCGCTTTTTCTAGATGAAAACGCCTACACTGAGCTCagaaattatcaaaaaacACTCGTACACATGTTTCAACAACTGAACAAATTCGTCATATTCTCAGAAATCTCTCTAACCCCCGGGAAAAATGATAAACACACTGTCAACACAGTTAACACTGTCGACAGAGTTAACAGAGTCAACAATAATGACATGAGACATTGTAGAATAGAATGTTATGGTGTGGACAAAACGTATTATGAAGATGTGAAATGTTACTTTTCAAAGGCGATTGATGAGATTGGATCAAACTGGAGTGAGAATAAGAAGTTACAAGTGACTGGGAAATCAGGTGTCAGAGGTGTAATACCACAGGGTTTCGACTATATTCACATCGATTTCTCACTCTCAGGTGAAGCAATTGCCAAAGTCATTGATAATCCTAGCACTGTAAAACTTACATTTTCAAGAGACTTAATCGCATCAGCACTTAACTTAAACCAGCTGGAACGCAAATTTACACACCCTCAACAATATAATCAAGCCATAAATAACATAAGAAAAATGTACAAACCCTACGATTGGACtctataa
- a CDS encoding Eukaryotic-type carbonic anhydrase family protein: MRWNKCVKSTLILVFLTTKSLLNNCKCHNNNSNSSSNNDTLGGAVSSVPVGFTHVQDSNSGSPQSQENIKQHKNYTPLTFSGSKVPVWDYGRHGSDWTHGMCSAGLKQSPVDLHVEGLSENFPNNLKSVYDSVLRGEAPDLSNPWKRGDVVYSYNHYLSTVQLLRSPNVFRVTVPQNEGSTFGALFTTDKPSLYLATHIDFHSPSEHTFDGSANRRQIEMQIWHYLSDSPSSDLGIGSIDSPDTTDVNMLITKAIKKPNSGSTTSSSSNTLSSSNGSSSSNSTSSSSSSTTGTLGATSHNTTAKSTGVVTTNSSVSSGNNVKSVDLSHLNLQTNTPGKSSHKSGVTTVRSTNLDEDEHPEFYYESDDHPSMVQLSDDLHPLNSGRSSSYKKLLENDRYDLFNKYLLTHLNNSANNLNSEQVHIREKRMAREKGTHWGRWAVISLTFMSEEIEKTNIESLKTFPSERFMSEVFKAGSSVPVTENDNYPSVGDLNTNHVETPLPVVDLDTPLNLSSLFMMLEVKNVNYFAYDGSFTQPGCEETVRWYVAKESLPISTELMLQIHRMLNPNPHEQNPNNYVDNYRELQNVNNKCRNLGKVRFVHGYPMEYFVISPFSHEHTVSSFNTNHIQLLLIITILLIFY, translated from the exons ATGCGTTggaataaatgtgtaaaatcaACCCTGATTTTGGTATTTCTAACAACCAAATCACTCCTAAACAACTGTAAATGTCATAACAACAACAGTAATAGTAGTAGTAACAATGATACATTGGGAGGAGCTGTGAGTTCAGTGCCTGTGGGTTTTACGCATGTGCAAGATTCTAATTCTGGATCCCCGCAATCACAGGAAAACATTAAACAACATAAGAATTACACGCCTCTCACCTTCTCAG GATCGAAAGTGCCTGTGTGGGACTATGGTAGGCATGGATCGGATTGGACGCATGGTATGTGTAGTGCTGGATTAAAGCAATCACCTGTGGATTTGCATGTGGAGGGTTTAAGTGAGAACTttccaaataatttaaaatcgGTTTACGACTCTGTGTTACGCGGTGAGGCCCCGGACTTATCCAACCCTTGGAAACGGGGCGACGTGGTTTATTCTTATAATCATTACTTGTCTACAGTTCAGCTGCTGAGGTCACCAAATGTGTTTAGAGTTACAGTGCCGCAAAATGAAGGCTCGACTTTTGGCGCACTGTTTACCACTGATAAACCCAGTCTCTACTTGGCCACTCATATCGACTTTCACTCACCCAGTGAACATACCTTCGACGGGTCTGCCAATCGCAGACAAATTGAAATGCAAATCTGGCACTATCTCAGTGATTCACCCTCCAGTGATCTCGGAATCGGGTCCATAGACTCCCCCGACACCACCGATGTCAATATGCTCATCACTAAAGCCATCAAAAAACCAAACTCAGGTTCTACCACTAGTAGTAGTAGTAATACCCTTAGCAGCAGTAATGGTAGTAGTAGCAGCAATAGTACTAGCAGCAGCAGTAGTAGTACCACGGGTACTCTTGGTGCTACAAGTCATAATACTACAGCTAAGAGTACGGGTGTTGTTACTACGAATAGTAGTGTAAGTAGTGGAAATAATGTGAAATCAGTTGATTTATCACATTTGAATCTTCAAACTAATACTCCAG gCAAATCTAGTCATAAATCCGGTGTTACTACGGTGCGCTCAACTAATTTGGATGAGGATGAGCATCCTGAATTCTATTATGAATCTGACGACCACCCGAGTATGGTCCAGTTATCGGATGATTTACACCCGCTGAACTCTGGGCGATCCTCGAGTTACAAGAAATTACTTGAAAACGACCGTTACGACTtgtttaacaaatatttgCTGACGCACTTGAATAACTCTGCGAATAACCTGAACAGTGAGCAGGTGCACATACGGGAAAAGCGAATGGCTAGGGAAAAGGGTACGCATTGGGGCAGGTGGGCTGTGATATCACTGACTTTTATGAGTGAGGAGATTGAGAAAACTAACATTGAGAGTCTGAAGACGTTCCCTTCAGAACGGTTCATGAGTGAAGTTTTCAAGGCTGGTTCCTCAGTCCCCGTGACTGAGAATGACAATTATCCTTCAGTTGGAGATTTAAACACTAACCACGTGGAAACGCCTTTACCCGTTGTGGATCTCGACACTCCTCTGAACTTGTCCTCGTTGTTCATGATGCTAGAGGTGAAGAACGTGAATTACTTCGCGTACGACGGGTCCTTCACGCAGCCTGGCTGTGAGGAAACTGTCAGGTGGTATGTGGCCAAGGAATCGTTGCCAATCTCCACTGAACTCATGCTTCAAATCCATCGCATGCTTAACCCGAACCCTCACGAACAAAACCCTAACAACTACGTCGACAACTACAGAGAACTACAAAAcgttaataataaatgcAGAAACCTAGGCAAAGTACGGTTTGTACACGGGTACCCTATGGAATACTTTGTCATCTCACCATTCTCACATGAACACACCGTTTCATCCTTTAACACTAATCACATTCAACTACTTCTAATCATAACAATACTACTAATCTTTTACTAA
- a CDS encoding Regulator of chromosome condensation (RCC1) repeat family protein, with the protein MDCKLSSKILPTRLFQTSSFSDVTLEKSLTKPQISYSNTRNVLSGNLEDLLYVDELSDEEAVVCLLRRFLRQKYFTYFGKVLFFLLPDRSVIPGGVHSADVLSNPAQFLYSESHECHLFSFLKQLFTNFMTPGGGVSVFFYGQNGQFSMNKSLLFLLQMAQTRGVRGAGELFGRICDVLKLLESWSDYTNDLGNSSQMTIYKINFTENGLNSVNFIPNFASDFSTVVLSGGFPGNLRFPGNWRFPSIFYGLLYSMLKGKNLHWITQTLTTQHVKQLLNSIPKHQTQDPFRHIHSFSQVMEMLMRIGLTVDETREINKVLISIVLFHQMAKTDTANSLTEWIELLCDVLEIGLMKELNVNLKSNDIVFKAELKKNLSPQLFSTVPSALYLRIKHLLYTKINQFLILTGGPGTVNPITRSILMCNSTVEHAGSEDNFSSRVSEELFLNLFYQLVEKTLDSSIPSEIAQKNKLIVQNLTGPTGILTQLTAHAIKLYNQQDTEHNINSSTLHSLGLHHEIDDIINLESKLHTINPILRKLLKYSKNQVLNFVLFTNNSLHHIITQPALALSFHSQLQSNEAVDWYFICCDTVKDLEFDESVDKLLNFYTNHIPILDICNMQRSGNMASYELEQYCSYYFSLLYTLTNANFHANLKLLNAEQSVRLLFKLLSVGDAMYKIEGNILTIKRTLQVKMLSLLNDYVKKNLKVAVTLQNWYKSRRNTGIKRGLVNKITRLQSLIRMNLIKKNIKLQNQAKIITNQLISTCVLRCYVYKWLCDCDSKTLDLLRPEEKRFHELEFEYLQNAAAKYIQAVWRGAIIRKKYSTFRKQRFEDFALTLVQSFIRRILSCYELLNVRNVKYTSCVMIQSYFRGYLTRKRYHKLQSLKLILLPVLLKGTRICGMNEQVNFIKLYKDHNSMSLQMKRLISVQTNLPFGFLKVQNLVRMHFIRKQFITLKRTLELVYSVAMTKCARIEYLEKVKSAVKIQRWWRLIPKDSIPRLSTGSLYYLNLREKNTVRLLSSELAELGTVIYSCNVTADVRRVYLNTWAMVPLTLIKALRLMQKSATDLNYTQMRPIESIQFAIGASHSLILIQTQNGSCVYSWGWNDKGQLGRKSLYPLKSSDNDFLITNPLQFHNSSATFNTMETFNTVGNSVETLNTMGNTVENTMENSVEPVKAVGNGELEDYPLYSVMEENVLIVSIVCGDDYSLALSDVGVLYSWGDNSVGQCGLGPRYLKIYQPAKLDLVGVTSICAASYHSVVVANEEFYTFGKAFGRDIFRPVPLRKLVNLHNQTIKNAICAGNLTLFYTKQMDYVLHIHNNQVSNSKNKHISSTSNTTNSNTVNPVNGVMYSYPGSIVCLSTNGRIICGMIEVKDELKVYLMGYVRCIPMEKSVGTKTLFVGAFRDKFEKKTKPKSVLNVHTGAGMSCYLPAPAEILLPRVPNQILCDGEQVIFITNSAVYGARLFSLVVDSPEDYDVRDNSTVEIRPGANVKLDPALYQFTHPHNKKMKLHTAFNTLSHSILYATK; encoded by the exons ATGGACTGTAAATTGA GTTCGAAAATTTTACCTACGAGGCTGTTTCAAACTTCTTCATTCTCTGACGTGACTCTTGAGAAATCACTCACTAAGCCTCAAATCTCATACTCTAACACCAG AAATGTGTTGAGTGGTAATTTGGAGGACTTGTTATACGTTGACGAGTTGAGTGATGAGGAGGCTGTGGTATGTCTTTTACGCAGATTTCTGCGCCAAAAATACTTCACTTACTTCGGTAAGGTTCTTTTCTTCCTTCTGCCAGATCGGAGTGTAATACCTGGTGGTGTACATTCGGCGGATGTTTTGTCCAATCCAGCCCAATTTCTATACTCTGAGTCACATGAGTGTCATTTGttctcatttttaaaacagctttttaccaattttatGACTCCTGGTGGGGGTGTGAGTGTATTTTTCTATGGCCAAAATGGACAGTTTTCAATGAATAAGTCGCTGTTATTTCTCCTACAAATGGCTCAAACACGAGGAGTCAGA GGAGCTGGAGAGCTGTTTGGGAGAATTTGTGACGTGTTAAAGCTGTTGGAAAGTTGGTCAGACTACACCAATGACTTGGGAAATTCCAGTCAGATGACAATTTATAAGATTAACTTTACTGAAAACGGGTTAAATTcggttaattttatcccCAATTTCGCTTCGGACTTTTCAAC AGTGGTATTATCTGGAGGATTTCCGGGTAATTTGAGATTTCCCGGTAATTGGCGATTTCCCTCAATTTTCTATGGTCTTTTGTACTCCATGTTGAAGGGGAAGAACTTACATTGGATCACACAGACACTCACCACACAACATGTCAAACAGTTGTTAAATTCAATTCCTAAACATCAAACTCAAGATCCTTTTCGTCATATTCACTCTTTCTCCCAA GTAATGGAGATGCTGATGAGGATTGGATTAACGGTGGATGAAACGAGAGAAATTAATAAAGTACTAATTTCCATAGTATTATTCCACCAGATGGCCAAAACTGACACTGCTAACTCGTTAACTGAGTGGATTGAATTACTATGTGACGTGTTGGAGATTGGGCTGATGAAGGAGTTGAATGTGAATCTCAAGTCTAACGACATTGTGTTTAAAGCCGAGCTTAAAAAGAACTTAAGTCCACAGCTGTTTAGCACAGTTCCGTCAGCTCTATACTTGAGGATAAAACACCTTTTATacactaaaattaaccaaTTTCTCATACTCACGGGGGGTCCGGGCACTGTAAACCCTATCACCAGGAGTATTCTAATGTGTAACAGTACTGTGGAACACGCTGGATCGGAGGATAATTTCAGCTCCCGTGTGTCTGAGGAGCTGTTTTTGAATCTTTTTTATCAGCTGGTTGAAAAGACTCTTGACTCTTCAATCCCCTCGGAAATTGCCCAAAAAAACAAGTTAATAGTACAAAATCTCACAGGACCCACGGGAATACTCACACAATTAACAGCACACgctattaaattatataaccaACAGGACACAGAACATAATATCAACTCCTCAA CACTCCACAGTCTCGGTCTGCACCATGAAATTGACGATATAATCAATCTAGAATCCAAATTACACACAATTAATCCAA TATTGAGGAAGTTGTTGAAATATTCGAAAAATCAAGTGTTAAACtttgtattatttactaataattcGTTGCATCACATTATTACGCAACCAGCTCTCGCACTATCATTTCACTCCCAACTTCAATCCAAC GAGGCTGTGGATTGGTATTTCATTTGCTGTGACACTGTAAAAGATTTG GAGTTTGATGAATCTGTGGAtaaattactcaatttCTATACTAACCACATTCCCATCCTC GACATATGTAACATGCAGAGGAGTGGGAACATGGCGTCATATGAGTTGGAGCAGTATTGTTCATACTATTTTTCACTACTATACACTCTTACAAATGCTAATTTTCATGCAAATCTTAAACTTTTAAACGCTGAACAGTCGGTCAGACTGCTGTTCAAATTATTGTCAGTGGGTGATGCCATGTACAAAATTGAGGGAAATATCCTAACAATCAAGAGAACACTGCAAGTTAAAATGCTATCGCTACTGAATGattatgttaaaaaaaatttgaaagtAGCAGTTACCTTACAAAATTGGTACAAATCCAGGAGAAACACAGGGATTAAAAGAGGTTTGGTTAATAAAATCACTCGCCTACAATCCTTAATTCGCATGAATTTAATCAAGAAAAACATCAAACTACAAAATCAAGCCAAAATCATCACCAATCAACTCATCA GTACGTGTGTGTTGCGGTGTTATGTGTATAAGTGGTTGTGTGATTGTGACAGTAAGACTTTGGACTTGTTGAGGCCTGAGGAGAAGCGATTTCACGAGTTGGAGTTTGAGTACTTGCAAAATGCTGCTGCTAAATACATCCAGGCGGTATGGCGCGGAGCAATAATACGTAAAAAATACTCCACGTTCAGAAAACAAAGATTCGAGGATTTCGCGCTAACTCTTGTACAGAGTTTTATCCGCCGGATACTCTCGTGTTACGAGTTGCTAAATGTCAGAAATGTGAAGTACACAAGCTGTGTCATGATCCAGTCTTATTTCCGCGGGTACCTAACGCGCAAAAGGTATCACAAGTTACAATCACTCAAGcttatattattacctGTTCTACTAAAGGGTACGCGAATTTGTGGTATGAATGAGCAGGTAAACTTTATAAAACTGTACAAGGACCACAATTCCATGTCACTACAGATGAAAAGGTTAATTTCAGTCCAGACTAATTTGCCTTTTGGGTTTCTGAAGGTGCAAAATCTCGTCCGCATGCATTTTATAAGGAAACAGTTTATCACCTTGAAACGTACTTTGGAACTGGTTTACTCAGTTGCCATGACTAAATGCGCCAGAATTGAATACTTGGAAAAGGTTAAATCGGCAGTTAAAATACAACGCTGGTGGAGACTAATTCCCAAAGATTCCATTCCCAGGCTCAGCACAGGTTCCCTTTACTACCTAAACCTGAGGGAAAAAAATACCGTCAGATTACTCAGTAGCGAGTTGGCAGAGTTGGGAACAGTGATTTACAGCTGTAACGTGACTGCAGATGTCAGAAGAGTTTATTTGAATACGTGGGCGATGGTGCCGCTGACACTGATTAAAGCCCTAAGGCTAATGCAAAAATCAGCCACAGACTTAAATTACACACAAATGAGACCCATAGAATCAATCCAATTCGCCATCGGTGCCTCACACTCACTCATACTCATCCAAACACAAAAC GGTTCGTGTGTGTATAGTTGGGGTTGGAATGACAAGGGCCAACTGGGCAGGAAATCGTTATACCCACTCAAATCCTCCGATAATGACTTTCTCATCACTAATCCTCTACAATTCCATAACTCCTCTGCAACATTTAATACTATGGAAACATTTAATACTGTAGGAAATAGTGTGGAAACACTGAATACTATGGGAAATACTGTGGAAAACACTATGGAAAACAGTGTGGAACCAGTGAAAGCGGTGGGAAATGGTGAGTTGGAGGACTACCCACTATACTCCGTGATGGAGGAAAATGTGTTGATAGTGTCGATAGTGTGTGGAGATGATTATTCATTGGCGTTGAGTGATGTTGGAGTGTTGTACAGTTGGGGTGACAACAGTGTTGGCCAGTGTGGGCTGGGTCCGAGATATCTTAAAATCTACCAGCCGGCAAAGTTGGACTTAGTTGGCGTCACATCAATTTGTGCCGCCAGTTATCACAGCGTCGTAGTGGCAAATGAGGAGTTTTACACCTTTGGAAAGGCGTTTGGACGTGATATTTTCAGACCCGTACCACTCAGaaaattggtaaatttacataacCAAACGATTAAAAATGCCATTTGCGCAGGGAATCTCACACTCTTTTACACCAAACAAATGGATTACGTTCTACACATACATAATAACCAAGTGAGTAATTCAAAGAACAAACACATTTCGAGCACTTCTAACACTACTAATTCTAACACTGTAAACCCTGTGAACGGTGTGATGTATAGTTACCCTGGGAGTATAGTGTGTTTGAGTACGAATGGGAGGATAATTTGTGGTATGATAGAAGTTAAAGATGAGTTAAAAGTGTACTTGATGGGTTACGTAAGATGTATCCCTATGGAGAAGTCAGTGGGTACAAAAACCTTATTTGTAGGCGCTTTTAgggataaatttgaaaagaAAACTAAGCCCAAGTCGGTTTTAAATGTCCACACTGGCGCTGGAATGAGCTGTTACTTACCCGCACCAGCTGAAATTCTGTTACCCAGAGTTCCAAACCAAATACTGTGTGACGGGGAACAGGTCATTTTCATCACCAACAGCGCCGTTTACGGCGCTAGGCTCTTTAGCTTAGTAGTGGACAGTCCGGAAGACTATGACGTGAGGGACAACTCCACAGTGGAAATAAGACCCGGCGCTAATGTCAAACTCGACCCCGCGCTCTACCAATTCACACACCCGCAcaataaaaaaatgaaattacACACCGCTTTCAACACTCTCTCACACTCCATCCTCTACGCCACCAAATAA
- a CDS encoding Tetratricopeptide repeat family protein, with protein MSEKDFDSPDELDENLASPASVEECLSKATAFKSAGNEFYKLAKFQEASDSYNSGVSWMKKMSDFEPSHRELLSVLYSNLCATYLELSNYSKAREAANDAISNNKNNIKAYYRRAQALFNIGLFEEALEDCNYLLEIDKSDPNVNNLLRKINLKLKQANQLQKKVFGGLFDKVGGLYDDRQREMQDKKQQKYQEYLTSQREKGEAEMDYEAWERYEELESAKKEAERAKKAKAEGETAKKSDETPDFDEEDEKIINETKKMGYCYFGEKINNTNLQANTLTPQSLTPNSNLGDQSKRAISSWNSQGTTYEEKDMTQWCKKTLEQFLLESSYQNEPTPPDASQNILQMFNDINLEMDGNGLCKLQKLAGLMCRSSVRPSSVEALEGDAQIAFIRGTRRYLFDFSCNVNLNIQVDTGVGADAPDDSQLSKYQVVLVLREISSERESGKSWVDYMSVKYKSKLKPEHQELVKDILDKYKQNVSLKIDQFLTHYQTQ; from the exons atGTCTGAAAAGGATTTTGATAGTCCGGATGAATTGGATGAGAATTTGGCGTCTCCCGCCTCTGTGGAAGAGTGCCTCTCAAAGGCAACCGCCTTCAAATCAGCCGGTAACGAATTCTACAAACTCGCCAAATTCCAAGAAGCCTCAGATTCCTACAAT agTGGCGTGAGTTggatgaagaagatgagTGATTTCGAGCCTTCTCACAGGGAGCTGTTAAGTGTCTTATACAGTAACTTATGTGCCACATACCTCGAATTATCCAACTACTCCAAAGCCCGAGAAGCCGCAAACGACGCCATCtcaaacaataaaaataacatcaAA GCGTACTATAGAAGGGCTCAGGCGTTGTTTAATATTGGTTTGTTTGAGGAGGCCTTGGAGGACTGTAATTATCTCCTTGAAATTGACAAATCCGACCCCAACGTCAATAATCTTCTACGCAAAATCAACCTCAAACTCAAACAAGCCAATCAATTACAGAAAAAA GTGTTTGGCGGCTTATTTGACAAGGTTGGAGGATTATACGATGACAGGCAACGGGAAATGCAGGATAAAAAACAACAGAAATACCAAGAATATCTCACCTCACAACGCG aGAAGGGAGAGGCTGAGATGGACTATGAGGCTTGGGAAAGGTATGAAGAGTTGGAGTCTGCTAAGAAAGAGGCTGAGAGAGCTAAAAAAGCCAAGGCTGAGGGTGAAACGGCTAAAAAATCAGATGAGACGCCTGATTTCGACGAGGAAGATGAGAAGATCATCAACGAAACAAAGAAAATGG GCTATTGCTATTTCGGggaaaaaattaacaacaCTAATCTACAAGCCAACACACTCACTCCACAATCACTCACCCCCAATTCCAAC TTGGGAGACCAATCGAAGAGAGCAATATCGTCCTGGAATTCCCAGGGTACGACGTATGAGGAAAAAG ATATGACGCAATGGTGTAAGAAAACCCTGGAACAATTTCTACTGGAATCCTCTTACCAAAATGAACCCACACCACCAGACGCCTCACAAAACATACTACAAATGTTCAATGAC ATAAATTTGGAGATGGATGGGAATGGTTTGTGTAAGTTGCAGAAGTTGGCGGGTTTGATGTGTCGTAGTAGTGTGAGGCCTTCGTCGGTGGAGGCTCTGGAGGGTGATGCTCAAATCGCGTTCATCCGTGGCACCAGGCGATACCTCTTTGATTTCTCCTGTAACGTTAATCTCAACATTCAAGTGGACACCGGTGTCGGAGCAGACGCTCCGGACGACTCTCAGCTCTCCAAATACCAAg TGGTTTTGGTGTTGCGGGAGATCTCGAGTGAGCGTGAGAGTGGTAAGTCATGGGTGGACTACATGAGTGTAAAGTACAAATCAAAACTGAAACCAGAGCACCAGGAACTGGTAAAAGACATTCTGGACAAGTACAAACAGAACGTCTCACTCAAAATCGATCAATTCCTAACACATTATCAAACGCAGTAA
- the CDC40 gene encoding WD domain G-beta repeat protein: protein MGESRLSTEESCVSTEESCVSTEESCVSMGEYCSSTGESRLHMGELAFNSAESGSEIQILSAQENDTKLSCKSRLYSDYHLTPHTTNSLNSLTNTHSNKQRGEREGTIARVRDDDSGVLSVQLGTRHNSSGILTIPITNTNTNTISNSIGNSTENVVNEHVRMEMMYENYAVDDVRFRGHSAAESYARDGSNFCNTASLGGVNVTPSGIAEKIYFNPTAFHNTLNTINNMNTVNTLNTVDNTVETPSVSVSVRRRLRREEVGEDIFGPWIPYEEAELPVHSGAPATENKLENKVKVTVGRGLVKCTPEQAEGMNEVITADGKQFTQFNSLTVSTYNKKIDNKYKPILTKSTVTKSTHMHSRDVKNYIPKSEICVMTGHTMSVYRIEFIPAGNLLLSCGMDGFVKLWDLSTHKCVRNYKAHVKGVRDISFIETGTKFYSLSFDNNAILWDTEYGKIIGVYRIDKTPYCLTPCPVDSNIFLVGGDNNKILQLDNRTGDCVLEYSEHMGCVNTVTFIDHRRLVTTADDKRILVWDYNIPVVVKSISSPEIHTIPAVAAHPSHKFILAQSMDNQILVYETSSSRFKLFGRKRFRGHQNSGYAIKPSCSGDGRFVVSGDSRGKLFIWDWKTCKLLQTFNAHKMALMDSKWHPNLNSTVATASWDGTIKLFQ, encoded by the coding sequence ATGGGAGAATCGCGTTTATCTACTGAAGAATCTTGTGTATCTACTGAAGAATCTTGTGTATCTACTGAAGAGTCTTGTGTATCTATGGGAGAATATTGTTCATCTACGGGAGAATCTCGTTTACATATGGGAGAATTGGCCTTTAATAGTGCGGAGAGTGGTTCGGAGATTCAGATACTCTCAGCTCAGGAGAATGATACTAAACTCTCCTGCAAATCCCGCCTTTATTCTGACTACCATTTGACACCACACACAACTAACTCACTTAACTCACTTACTAACACACATAGTAATAAACAGAGAGGGGAACGGGAAGGTACAATTGCTAGGGTGCGGGATGATGACTCTGGAGTGTTGTCTGTACAATTAGGAACCAGGCATAACTCCTCAGGCATTCTCACCATTCCCATCACCAACACTAACACTAACACtattagtaatagtatTGGTAATAGTACTGAGAATGTTGTGAATGAGCACGTGAGGATGGAGATGATGTATGAGAATTATGCGGTGGACGACGTGCGGTTTAGGGGTCACAGTGCGGCTGAGAGTTACGCCAGGGACGGCAGTAACTTCTGTAACACCGCCAGCCTTGGCGGCGTCAACGTCACACCCTCCGGAATCGCAGAGAAAATCTACTTCAATCCCACCGCATTCCACAACACTCTCAATACCATCAACAATATGAACACTGTGAATACTCTCAATACTGTAGATAATACTGTGGAAACTCCTAGTGTTAGTGTGAGTGTTAGGAGAAGACTTCGGAGGGAAGAAGTTGGTGAGGATATATTTGGTCCCTGGATACCATACGAGGAGGCCGAGCTTCCCGTACACTCCGGTGCCCCCGCTACTGAGaataaattagaaaataaGGTTAAAGTAACTGTTGGCAGGGGGCTGGTGAAGTGTACGCCTGAGCAGGCCGAGGGCATGAACGAGGTAATCACCGCTGACGGGAAACAGTTTACACAGTTCAACTCCCTCACAGTCTCAACATACAACAAAAAAATTgataacaaatataaacCAATACTTACCAAATCTACTGTTACCAAGTCTACGCATATGCACAGTAGagatgttaaaaattacatcCCTAAATCGGAAATTTGTGTGATGACAGGTCATACGATGTCGGTGTATAGAATTGAGTTTATTCCGGCCGGTAACCTGTTATTATCCTGTGGCATGGACGGCTTTGTCAAGCTCTGGGACCTGAGCACGCACAAATGTGTCCGAAACTACAAAGCCCACGTAAAAGGTGTTAGGGACATCAGTTTCATAGAAACTGGTACTAAATTCTATTCCCTCAGCTTTGACAATAATGCCATACTCTGGGACACGGAGTATGGGAAGATTATCGGCGTGTACAGAATTGACAAGACTCCGTATTGCCTAACTCCCTGCCCTGTGGACAGTAATATCTTCCTAGTAGGCGGTGACAATAATAAGATTTTACAGCTGGATAACAGGACTGGCGACTGCGTGCTCGAGTATTCTGAGCACATGGGCTGTGTTAACACTGTGACATTTATTGATCACCGGAGACTGGTCACTACTGCCGATGATAAGCGGATTTTAGTCTGGGACTACAACATCCCAGTGGTTGTAAAGTCAATTTCCAGCCCTGAAATTCACACAATTCCCGCGGTCGCCGCACACCCCAGTCATAAGTTTATCCTAGCCCAGAGCATGGATAATCAGATTCTGGTGTATGAAACTTCAAGTTCCAGGTTTAAACTGTTTGGTAGAAAAAGGTTTAGGGGACATCAGAACAGCGGCTACGCCATTAAACCAAGCTGCTCTGGCGATGGCAGGTTCGTCGTCTCCGGCGACTCCAGAggtaaattattcatttgGGACTGGAAAACTTGTAAACTCCTACAAACATTCAACGCACACAAAATGGCACTCATGGACTCCAAATGGCACCCAAACCTCAACTCCACAGTCGCAACCGCATCCTGGGACGGGACCATCAAACTCTTTCAATAA